DNA sequence from the Novosphingobium sp. KACC 22771 genome:
GACGATCTCATTGCCCTCGCGCGTCAGTTCCAGACGGCCCGCCGCGATGTCGGGGCGCAGGATGTCCTGAAACTTTTCATACAGCGGCGTCTGGGTCTGGGCAGGCGGTGCGGGCGGAGGGGGCGGGGCCTCGTTGCCCACGGCCTTGTCCACCGCGTCGATGGCGGCGGTCCCCCTGCTCGACAGGCTCATCAGGAAAGCGGCGAAGATCAGCAACGCCAGCACCCCGATGCCCGCCAGCACCGCCCAGAGCGGGATGGTCGTGCCGAACCGTCCGGCGGCAATCTTCTGCCCATGCCATTGCGGCGAGAGTTCGCCGCTGGGCGCGGCCCTTTGCCGTTGCACCAGCGCGGCCAGCGCGGCGCGGCGCTGGACCAGCACATTCTGGCCGCGCGGATCCAGCGCGGCGCGCCCCTCAAACCCCAGCGAGAGGCACAGATAAAGCAGCTCGATCAGGCGCGGCTCGCTGTTTGGATCGCGTTCCATCTGCTGGGCAAACTGAAACATGCGGTCGCCGCTCTGCGCGTCCTTGTGATAGACGACCAGCAGGCTGTGGGTGGACCATTGGCTTTGCCCGCCCCAGGGCGTGGACATCACCGCATCGTCAAGAAAAGCGCACAGGATGTAATGCGCAAATTGCACCGAGCGCTGTTCCAGCCCCAGATTGCGCGCGCGTTTGGCAAAGGCGTCGAGTTCGGCCACGGTCGTGCGGCGCAGCGCGTCAAGATCGGGACCGATGGCCATGGTCTTGATATGATTGGCCAGTTGGATCAGCCGCCCCGCGGCGGCCACCACCGGTTCAGGGCCATAGATGGCCGGCTCGCCCGGTGCGAATTCGATGCTCCCGCCGCCTGATGCGCCCCCGGAAGGCGCGCCTACCGGCTGGCCCGGAGGCGGCGAAAAACTGGAAGGCGGGACGGCATAGCCGGGCGAGGGCGGCGCAGCGCCGAGCGGCCCTCGCGGCGGCACTGGGCCTGCATTGCCTGTTGCGCCGCCCCCTGCGGGCCGAAATACGGTGGCATCGTCGCCCTCATCATCGCCGCTCATTGCTGTTGCCCTCGGATCGCCCAGAGTTCGAGTTCAAGCCCCGGCACC
Encoded proteins:
- the icmH gene encoding type IVB secretion system protein IcmH/DotU → MSGDDEGDDATVFRPAGGGATGNAGPVPPRGPLGAAPPSPGYAVPPSSFSPPPGQPVGAPSGGASGGGSIEFAPGEPAIYGPEPVVAAAGRLIQLANHIKTMAIGPDLDALRRTTVAELDAFAKRARNLGLEQRSVQFAHYILCAFLDDAVMSTPWGGQSQWSTHSLLVVYHKDAQSGDRMFQFAQQMERDPNSEPRLIELLYLCLSLGFEGRAALDPRGQNVLVQRRAALAALVQRQRAAPSGELSPQWHGQKIAAGRFGTTIPLWAVLAGIGVLALLIFAAFLMSLSSRGTAAIDAVDKAVGNEAPPPPPAPPAQTQTPLYEKFQDILRPDIAAGRLELTREGNEIVIRLMNVGLFASAQADASSSWSDTFSHLAQAANLTQGPLKIEGHTDDQAIHSLQFPSNQELSEARATSVASAIRQAGLSDPGRLKIAGFGATQPIGDNATPEGRTHNRRVEMRVENNVNWR